From the genome of Perca flavescens isolate YP-PL-M2 chromosome 12, PFLA_1.0, whole genome shotgun sequence, one region includes:
- the LOC114565334 gene encoding uncharacterized protein LOC114565334 isoform X1: MSLFVILGLLVCIEAQEPSAVTAVFVQKGEDVLLNVTIADVSTKDIVFWRFNKTGYIVRFLAGTETIFGDYPGRIEVLENYSVKLKNLQEADSGVYTAVVSGGKEKQITGYKITVQDPVSPVKLSVDSVSNRSDWCNLTVSCRAQDSHINSTFRCDTHTCSQEGGERPQVPPSAANLHVYLSNGSIICNHSNQVSWKKDTIKNVCSRLAGPESVSAGVSVCLLKTAVLSVGLIIMVAAVITVHLMDKLKKHK; the protein is encoded by the exons ATGTCTCTCTTTGTGATACTGGGACTGCTGGTCTGCATAGAGGCACAAG AGCCCAGTGCTGTGACTGCTGTGTTTGTGCAGAAGGGAGAGGATGTGCTTCTGAATGTAACAATAGCTGATGTTTCTACAAAAGATATTGTTTTCTGGAGATTCAATAAAACAGGTTATATAGTACGATTTTTAGCTGGAACAGAAACAATCTTTGGTGATTACCCTGGAAGGATTGAGGTGCTTGAGAACTACTCTGTGAAATTGAAGAATCTACAAGAGGCAGACAGTGGAGTTTATACTGCAGTAGTGTCTGGgggtaaagaaaaacaaataactgGATACAAGATCACAGTTCAAG ATCCAGTGTCTCCAGTTAAACTGTCAGTGGACTCTGTGTCTAACAGATCAGACTGGTGTAACCTGACAGTGAGCTGCAGAGCACAGGACTCTCACATCAACAGCACCTTTAGATGTGACACCCACACCTGCAgtcaggagggaggagagagaccaCAGGTCCCACCCTCTGCTGCTAATCTCCATGTCTACCTGTCCAATGGCTCCATCATCTGTAACCATAGCAACCAGGTCAGCTGGAAAAAGGACACAATTAAAAATGTCTGCTCCCGACTTGCTG GTCCAGAGAGTGTCTCTgctggtgtctctgtgtgcctgcTGAAGACAGCCGTGTTGTCCGTTGGTCTGATCATCATGGTGGCTGCTGTCATCACTGTTCACCTCATGGACAAGCTCAAGAAGcacaaataa
- the LOC114565334 gene encoding uncharacterized protein LOC114565334 isoform X2, whose amino-acid sequence MSLFVILGLLVCIEAQEPSAVTAVFVQKGEDVLLNVTIADVSTKDIVFWRFNKTGYIVRFLAGTETIFGDYPGRIEVLENYSVKLKNLQEADSGVYTAVVSGGKEKQITGYKITVQDPVSPVKLSVDSVSNRSDWCNLTVSCRAQDSHINSTFRCDTHTCSQEGGERPQVPPSAANLHVYLSNGSIICNHSNQVQRVSLLVSLCAC is encoded by the exons ATGTCTCTCTTTGTGATACTGGGACTGCTGGTCTGCATAGAGGCACAAG AGCCCAGTGCTGTGACTGCTGTGTTTGTGCAGAAGGGAGAGGATGTGCTTCTGAATGTAACAATAGCTGATGTTTCTACAAAAGATATTGTTTTCTGGAGATTCAATAAAACAGGTTATATAGTACGATTTTTAGCTGGAACAGAAACAATCTTTGGTGATTACCCTGGAAGGATTGAGGTGCTTGAGAACTACTCTGTGAAATTGAAGAATCTACAAGAGGCAGACAGTGGAGTTTATACTGCAGTAGTGTCTGGgggtaaagaaaaacaaataactgGATACAAGATCACAGTTCAAG ATCCAGTGTCTCCAGTTAAACTGTCAGTGGACTCTGTGTCTAACAGATCAGACTGGTGTAACCTGACAGTGAGCTGCAGAGCACAGGACTCTCACATCAACAGCACCTTTAGATGTGACACCCACACCTGCAgtcaggagggaggagagagaccaCAGGTCCCACCCTCTGCTGCTAATCTCCATGTCTACCTGTCCAATGGCTCCATCATCTGTAACCATAGCAACCAG GTCCAGAGAGTGTCTCTgctggtgtctctgtgtgcctgcTGA
- the LOC114565782 gene encoding uncharacterized protein LOC114565782 yields the protein MSIFVILGLLVCIEAQEPSAVTPVFVKKGEDVLLNVTLADDPKDDAVFWRFNKKVNLVRFLAGTETKVFDEYYGRIEVLENYSVKLKNLQEADSGVYTVVVSGGKEKPITGYKVTVQDPASPVKLTVDSVSNSSDWCNLTVSCRAQDSHINSTFRCEPHTCSQEGGERPQVPPSAADLHVYLSNGSIICNHSNQVSWTKDMKIIKHFCPRHAESVSAGLSVCLLKTAVLSVCLIIMVAAVITVHLMEKLKKRK from the exons ATGTCTATCTTTGTGATACTGGGACTGCTGGTCTGCATAGAGGCACAAG AGCCCAGTGCTGTGACTCCTGTGTTTGTGAAGAAGGGAGAGGATGTGCTTCTGAATGTCACACTAGCTGATGATCCTAAAGACGATGCTGTTTTCTGGAGATTcaataaaaaagttaatttagtACGATTTTTAGCAGGTACAGAAACAAAAGTCTTTGATGAGTACTATGGAAGGATTGAGGTGCTTGAGAACTACTCTGTTAAATTGAAGAATCTACAAGAGGCAGACAGTGGAGTTTATACTGTAGTAGTGTCTGGGGGTAAAGAAAAACCAATAACTGGATACAAGGTCACAGTCCAAG ATCCAGCATCTCCAGTTAAACTGACAGTGGACTCTGTGTCTAACAGCTCAGACTGGTGTAACCTGACAGTGAGCTGCAGAGCACAGGACTCTCACATTAACAGCACCTTTAGATGTGAGCCCCACACCTGCAgtcaggagggaggagagagaccaCAGGTCCCACCCTCTGCTGCTGATCTCCATGTCTACCTGTCCAATGGCTCCATCATCTGTAACCATAGCAACCAGGTCAGCTGGACCAAGGACATGAAAATAATTAAACATTTCTGCCCCCGACATGCTG AGAGTGTCTCTGctggtctctctgtctgcctgctgaAGACAGCCGTGTTGTCCGTCTGTCTGATCATCATGGTGGCTGCTGTCATCACTGTTCACCTCATGGAAAAGCTCAAGAAGCgcaaataa
- the LOC114565244 gene encoding uncharacterized protein LOC114565244: MSLFVILGLLVCIEAQEPSAVTPVFVKKGEDVLLNVTLADDPKDDAVFWRFNKTVNLVRFLAGTETKVFDDYSGRIELLENYSVKLKNLQEADSGVYIAVVSRDKEKQITGYKITVQDPVSPVKLSVDSVSNSSDWCNLTVSCRAQDSHINSTFRCEPHTCSQEGGERSQVTPSAADLHVYLSNGSIICNHSNQVSWTKDMKTIQYVCSQHTASSDLNY, encoded by the exons ATGTCTCTCTTTGTGATACTGGGACTGCTGGTCTGCATAGAGGCACAAG AGCCCAGTGCTGTGACTCCTGTGTTTGTGAAGAAGGGAGAGGATGTGCTTCTGAATGTCACACTAGCTGATGATCCTAAAGACGATGCTGTTTTCTGGAGATTCAATAAAACAGTTAATTTAGTAAGATTTTTAGCTGGTACAGAAACAAAAGTCTTTGACGATTACTCTGGAAGGATTGAGTTGCTTGAGAACTACTCTGTGAAATTGAAGAATCTACAAGAGGCAGACAGTGGAGTTTATATTGCAGTAGTGTCTAGggataaagaaaaacaaataactgGATACAAGATCACAGTCCAAG ATCCAGTGTCTCCAGTTAAACTGTCAGTGGACTCTGTGTCTAACAGCTCAGACTGGTGTAACCTGACAGTGAGCTGCAGAGCACAGGACTCTCACATTAACAGCACCTTTAGATGTGAGCCCCACACCTGCAgtcaggagggaggagagagatcaCAGGTCACACCCTCTGCTGCTGATCTCCATGTCTACCTGTCCAATGGCTCCATCATCTGTAACCATAGCAACCAGGTCAGCTGGACCAAAGACATGAAAACAATTCAATATGTCTGCTCCCAACATACTG CATCCTCTGATCTCAACTACTag